A window of the Falco biarmicus isolate bFalBia1 chromosome 10, bFalBia1.pri, whole genome shotgun sequence genome harbors these coding sequences:
- the RAD9A gene encoding cell cycle checkpoint control protein RAD9A isoform X2, translating into MKCIIAGGNVKVLGRAVHSLSRIGDELYLEPTDGGSFLGIFRSLPSLEKTVEKCLILLRPRASRLVVQLHCKYGVTKTHNLAFQECERLQAVFDTQRCASQLCAPARVLAEAVVHFPPTLAEVTLGAGPGGKLSLRNYVEDETELKKTMVTELWLAEDEFQMVAVVPGSHITFCLKEFRGLLTFAEASNLPLTIHYDVPGRPVVFTLDDAVLEVHLVLATLSDTESNLQPPPTNGVSHPPAPSDDFADDLESYMIAMETSAYEEGSGAPPSPTFPLRTPHPAESDPEEEEEEEEGAVPGTPPHKKFCSLFFGSVLMPRGPSLAPTQEVLAEDSDEY; encoded by the exons ATGAAGTGCATCATCGCTGGCGGCAACGTCAAAG TCCTCGGCCGAGCCGTGCACTCCCTGTCGCGCATCGGGGATGAGCTGTACCTGGAGCCCACTGACGGCGGG TCCTTCCTGGGCATCTTCCGTTCGCTGCCCTCGCTGGAGAAGACGGTGGAGAAATGCCTCATCCTGCTCAGGCCCCGTGCCAGCCGCCTGGTCGTACAGCTCCACTGCAAGTACG GTGTCACCAAGACCCACAACCTGGCGTTCCAGGAGTGCGAGCGGCTCCAGGCCGTCTTCGACACACAGCGCTGCGCTAGCCAGCTCTGCGCCCCGGCACG ggtgctggcagaggCCGTGGTCCACTTCCCACCGACGCTGGCTGAGGTGACGCTGGGGGCTGGCCCCGGGGGCAAGCTCAGCCTGCGCAACTATGTGGAGGATGAGACGG AGCTGAAAAAGACGATGGTGACggagctgtggctggctgaGGATGAATTCCAGATGGTGGCTGTGGTCCCGGGCTCCCACATCACCTTCTGCCTCAAGGAGTTTCGG gggctgctgacCTTTGCCGAGGCCTCCAACCTGCCCCTCACCATCCACTACGATGTGCCTGGCAG gcCGGTGGTTTTCACCCTGGATGATGCAGTGCTGGAGGTCCACCTGGTGCTGGCCACCCTCTCAGACACAGAAAGCAACCTGCAGCCCCCCCCAACCAACGG TGTGTCCCACCCGCCTGCCCCATCAGACGACTTTGCCGACGACCTTGAGTCCTACATGATTGCCATGGAAACCAGCGCCTATGAGGAGGGCTCAGgggcaccccccagccccaccttcCCCCTGCGCACCCCACATCCAGCCGAAAGTGaccctgaggaggaggaggaggaagaggaaggagctgTGCCAGGGACCCCGCCTCACAAGAAG TTCTGCTCGCTGTTTTTTGGCTCAGTGCTGATGCCAAGGGggcccagcctggcccccaCCCAGGAGGTGCTGGCAGAGGACAGTGACGAGTACTGA
- the PPP1CA gene encoding serine/threonine-protein phosphatase PP1-alpha catalytic subunit, which translates to MADTEKLNLDSIISRLLEVQGSRPGKNVQLTENEIRGLCLKSREIFLSQPILLELEAPLKICGDIHGQYYDLLRLFEYGGFPPESNYLFLGDYVDRGKQSLETICLLLAYKIKYPENFFLLRGNHECASINRIYGFYDECKRRYNIKLWKTFTDCFNCLPIAAIVDEKIFCCHGGLSPDLQSMEQIRRIMRPTDVPDQGLLCDLLWSDPDKDVQGWGENDRGVSFTFGAEVVAKFLHKHDLDLICRAHQVVEDGYEFFAKRQLVTLFSAPNYCGEFDNAGAMMSVDETLMCSFQILKPADKNKGKYGQFSGLNPAGRPVTPPRNSAKAKK; encoded by the exons ATGGCGGACACCGAGAAGCTCAACCTCGACTCCATCATCAGCCGCCTCCTGGAGG TCCAAGGGTCGCGGCCGGGAAAGAACGTGCAGCTGACGGAGAACGAGATCCGGGGGCTGTGCCTCAAGTCACGGGAGATCTTCCTCAGTCAGCCCatcctgctggagctggaggcaCCCCTCAAGATCTGCG GTGACATCCACGGGCAGTACTACGACCTGCTGCGGCTCTTTGAGTACGGGGGCTTCCCTCCTGAGAGCAACTACCTGTTCCTGGGTGACTACGTGGACCGGGGAAAGCAGTCGCTGGAGACCATCTGCCTGCTGCTCGCCTACAAGATCAAGTACCCTGAGAACTTCTTCCTGCTGCGCGGCAACCATGAGTGTGCTAGCATCAACCGCATCTATGGCTTCTATGATGAGT GCAAGCGGCGGTACAACATCAAGCTCTGGAAGACTTTCACCGACTGCTTCAACTGTTTGCCCATTGCCGCTATTGTGGATGAGAAGATCTTCTGCTGCCATGGAg ggctgtCTCCCGACCTGCAGTCGATGGAGCAGATCCGGCGGATCATGCGCCCCACCGATGTGCCGGATCAGGGCCTGCTCTGTGACCTGCTCTGGTCCGACCCTGACAAAGAcgtgcagggctggggtgagAACGACCGCGGTGTCTCCTTCACCTTTGGGGCGGAGGTGGTGGCGAAGTTCCTGCACAAGCACGACCTGGACCTCATCTGCCGGGCGCACCAG gtggtggaggaCGGCTACGAGTTCTTCGCCAAGCGCCAGCTTGTCACCCTCTTCTCGGCGCCCAACTACTGCGGCGAGTTTGACAATGCAGGCGCCATGATGAGCGTGGATGAGACGCTTATGTGTTCATTtcag atTTTGAAGCCGGCTGACAAGAACAAGGGCAAATACGGGCAGTTCAGCGGGCTGAACCCCGCGGGACGCCCCGTCACCCCTCCCCGTAACTCTGCCAAAGCCAAGAAATGA
- the RAD9A gene encoding cell cycle checkpoint control protein RAD9A isoform X1: MKCIIAGGNVKVLGRAVHSLSRIGDELYLEPTDGGLSLRTVNSSRSAFASFLFAPLFFQLYEAGSPQPHSELLRCKVLMKSFLGIFRSLPSLEKTVEKCLILLRPRASRLVVQLHCKYGVTKTHNLAFQECERLQAVFDTQRCASQLCAPARVLAEAVVHFPPTLAEVTLGAGPGGKLSLRNYVEDETELKKTMVTELWLAEDEFQMVAVVPGSHITFCLKEFRGLLTFAEASNLPLTIHYDVPGRPVVFTLDDAVLEVHLVLATLSDTESNLQPPPTNGVSHPPAPSDDFADDLESYMIAMETSAYEEGSGAPPSPTFPLRTPHPAESDPEEEEEEEEGAVPGTPPHKKFCSLFFGSVLMPRGPSLAPTQEVLAEDSDEY, from the exons ATGAAGTGCATCATCGCTGGCGGCAACGTCAAAG TCCTCGGCCGAGCCGTGCACTCCCTGTCGCGCATCGGGGATGAGCTGTACCTGGAGCCCACTGACGGCGGG cTGTCCCTGCGTACCGTCAACTCCTCGCGCTCTGCCTTCGCCTCCTTTCTCTTCGCGCCCCTCTTCTTCCAGCTGTATGAggcgggcagcccccagccccacagcgaGCTCTTGCGATGCAAAGTCCTCATGAAG TCCTTCCTGGGCATCTTCCGTTCGCTGCCCTCGCTGGAGAAGACGGTGGAGAAATGCCTCATCCTGCTCAGGCCCCGTGCCAGCCGCCTGGTCGTACAGCTCCACTGCAAGTACG GTGTCACCAAGACCCACAACCTGGCGTTCCAGGAGTGCGAGCGGCTCCAGGCCGTCTTCGACACACAGCGCTGCGCTAGCCAGCTCTGCGCCCCGGCACG ggtgctggcagaggCCGTGGTCCACTTCCCACCGACGCTGGCTGAGGTGACGCTGGGGGCTGGCCCCGGGGGCAAGCTCAGCCTGCGCAACTATGTGGAGGATGAGACGG AGCTGAAAAAGACGATGGTGACggagctgtggctggctgaGGATGAATTCCAGATGGTGGCTGTGGTCCCGGGCTCCCACATCACCTTCTGCCTCAAGGAGTTTCGG gggctgctgacCTTTGCCGAGGCCTCCAACCTGCCCCTCACCATCCACTACGATGTGCCTGGCAG gcCGGTGGTTTTCACCCTGGATGATGCAGTGCTGGAGGTCCACCTGGTGCTGGCCACCCTCTCAGACACAGAAAGCAACCTGCAGCCCCCCCCAACCAACGG TGTGTCCCACCCGCCTGCCCCATCAGACGACTTTGCCGACGACCTTGAGTCCTACATGATTGCCATGGAAACCAGCGCCTATGAGGAGGGCTCAGgggcaccccccagccccaccttcCCCCTGCGCACCCCACATCCAGCCGAAAGTGaccctgaggaggaggaggaggaagaggaaggagctgTGCCAGGGACCCCGCCTCACAAGAAG TTCTGCTCGCTGTTTTTTGGCTCAGTGCTGATGCCAAGGGggcccagcctggcccccaCCCAGGAGGTGCTGGCAGAGGACAGTGACGAGTACTGA